From the genome of Gorilla gorilla gorilla isolate KB3781 chromosome 4, NHGRI_mGorGor1-v2.1_pri, whole genome shotgun sequence, one region includes:
- the LOC129523541 gene encoding keratin-associated protein 4-2 produces the protein MVNSCCGSVCSDQGCGLENCCRPSCCQTTCCRTTCCRPSCCVSSCYRPQCCQSVCCQPTCCSPSCCQTTCCRTTCCRPSCCVSSCCRPQCCQSVCCQPTCCRPSCCQTTCCRTTCYRPSCCVSTCCRPTCSSGSCC, from the coding sequence ATGGTCAACTCCTGTTGTGGCTCTGTGTGCTCTGACCAGGGCTGTGGCCTAGAGAACTGCTGCCGTCCCAGCTGCTGCCAGACCACCTGCTGTAGGACCACCTGCTGCCGCCCCAGCTGCTGTGTGTCCAGCTGCTACAGACCGCAGTGCTGCCAGTCTGTGTGCTGCCAGCCCACCTGCTGCAGCCCCAGCTGCTGCCAGACCACCTGCTGCAGGACCACCTGCTGCCGCCCCAGCTGCTGTGTGTCCAGCTGCTGCAGGCCCCAGTGCTGCCAGTCTGTGTGCTGCCAGCCCACCTGCTGCCGCCCCAGCTGCTGCCAGACCACCTGCTGCAGGACCACCTGCTACCGCCCCAGCTGCTGTGTGTCCACCTGCTGCCGCCCAACCTGCTCTAGTGGCTCTTGCTGCTGA
- the KRTAP4-3 gene encoding keratin-associated protein 4-3 — protein MVSSCCGSVCSDQSCGQGLCQESCCRPSCCQTTCCCPSCCISSRCRPSCCISSYCKPSCCQTTCCRTTCCRPSCCISSCCRPSCCISSCCKPSCCRTTCCRPSCCISSCCRPSCCISSCCKPSCCQTTCCRPSCCISSCYRPQCCQPSCCRPACCISSCCHPSCCVSSCRCPSSCQTTCCRTTCFRPICCGSSCC, from the coding sequence ATGGTCAGCTCCTGTTGTGGCTCTGTCTGCTCTGACCAGAGCTGTGGTCAAGGTCTCTGCCAGGAGAGCTGCTGCCGCCCTAGCTGCTGCCAGACCACCTGCTGCTGCCCCAGCTGCTGCATTTCCAGTCGCTGCAGGCCTTCCTGCTGTATCTCCAGCTACTGCAAACCCAGCTGCTGCCAGACCACCTGCTGCAGGACCACCTGCTGCCGCCCCAGCTGCTGCATTTCCAGTTGCTGCAGGCCTTCCTGCTGTATCTCCAGCTGCTGCAAACCCAGCTGCTGCAGGACCACCTGCTGCCGCCCCAGCTGCTGCATTTCTAGTTGCTGCAGGCCTTCCTGCTGTATCTCTAGCTGCTGCAAACCCAGCTGCTGCCAGACCACCTGCTGCCGCCCCAGCTGCTGTATCTCCAGCTGCTACAGGCCCCAGTGCTGCCAGCCCTCCTGCTGCCGCCCGGCTTGCTGCATTTCTAGCTGCTGTCATCCCAGCTGCTGTGTGTCCAGCTGCCGCTGCCCTTCCAGCTGCCAGACCACCTGCTGTAGAACAACCTGCTTCCGCCCCATCTGCTGCGGCAGTTCTTGCTGCTGA